The following are encoded in a window of Pseudalgibacter alginicilyticus genomic DNA:
- a CDS encoding AraC family ligand binding domain-containing protein — translation MNSEYQTYRLVDFGFQINSDLPVIGYSEMVTNSICISHSHPRAQLLYATTGVMKVVVNNQIWVVNPLQGLWIPGGVEHQVSFQKNVKLYSVFIDPSFTDGLPKTTFSFGISPFLKQLLFKIISFNTVDTVSISEKRIMMVFLDEVTLIQPSITFLPTTNHVRLKNVVQLLLNDVASK, via the coding sequence ATGAATAGCGAGTATCAGACATATCGATTAGTTGATTTTGGATTCCAAATTAATTCAGATTTGCCAGTAATAGGATATTCGGAGATGGTAACCAATTCTATTTGTATATCACATTCACATCCAAGAGCACAACTTCTTTATGCTACTACTGGTGTAATGAAAGTAGTAGTTAATAACCAAATTTGGGTAGTGAATCCATTACAAGGACTTTGGATTCCAGGAGGAGTAGAACATCAAGTTTCTTTTCAAAAAAATGTCAAATTATATAGTGTCTTCATAGATCCTTCTTTTACAGATGGATTGCCAAAAACTACTTTTTCATTTGGCATTTCCCCTTTTTTAAAACAATTACTATTTAAAATTATTTCTTTTAATACAGTTGATACTGTCTCAATTTCAGAAAAAAGAATTATGATGGTCTTTTTAGATGAAGTTACTTTAATACAACCTAGTATTACTTTTTTACCAACAACAAATCATGTAAGATTAAAGAATGTTGTACAGCTTTTACTTAACGATGTTGCCAGTAAGTAA
- a CDS encoding helix-turn-helix domain-containing protein, which produces MSCMSSRNLSRLFIKELGMNFSDWRIRLKLLEAIKRLGEQQSVKEIAFDLGYESSSSFIYMFKKHLGKTPSNYILKSKD; this is translated from the coding sequence ATTTCATGTATGAGTAGTCGAAATTTATCTCGTTTATTCATCAAAGAATTAGGTATGAATTTTAGTGATTGGAGAATTCGTTTAAAACTTTTAGAAGCAATAAAAAGATTAGGTGAGCAACAATCTGTAAAAGAAATAGCCTTTGATTTAGGCTACGAAAGCTCGAGCTCATTTATTTATATGTTTAAAAAACATTTAGGTAAAACACCATCAAATTATATTTTGAAAAGTAAGGATTGA
- a CDS encoding RteC domain-containing protein — MQPPINKLLIDLQEQLNFINIEIDDPIVACEQAIEITLKSLEQLKKFVLKRKFKSTNEEINFFKEIKPQFSSKFIYYNKIYKMETKRPYGGQRVVKKFYRNELRKLKLFFDSELEFYRYFRTGSNYLDHKYFVRGKLDVKLSLNSFYFESDKNFATTHSYKVAKIIAHDLLQVYLEDKLLLLENKQPNQKSQVNPKIKQNWTGSKVALIELLYALHSEGVFNNGASDLKDIAAYFEDTFNINLGQYHRAFLEIRMRKGDRTKFMTSLKESLKKRMDNSDE; from the coding sequence TTGCAACCCCCAATAAACAAACTACTAATAGACCTACAAGAACAACTCAACTTTATAAATATTGAGATTGATGACCCTATTGTGGCATGTGAGCAAGCCATTGAAATAACCTTAAAATCTTTAGAGCAATTAAAGAAGTTTGTGTTAAAAAGAAAATTCAAATCAACAAACGAAGAAATTAATTTTTTCAAAGAAATCAAGCCTCAATTTTCCTCCAAATTTATTTATTACAACAAAATATATAAAATGGAAACCAAAAGACCTTATGGAGGTCAAAGAGTGGTGAAAAAATTTTATAGAAATGAATTGCGAAAACTAAAATTGTTTTTTGATAGCGAACTAGAGTTTTATAGATACTTCCGAACAGGAAGCAATTATTTAGACCATAAATATTTTGTACGCGGTAAGTTAGATGTAAAACTAAGCTTAAACTCCTTTTATTTCGAATCAGATAAAAACTTTGCAACCACACATAGTTACAAAGTCGCTAAAATTATAGCGCATGATTTACTACAAGTATACCTAGAGGATAAATTATTGTTATTAGAAAATAAGCAACCCAATCAAAAATCACAAGTTAACCCGAAGATCAAACAAAACTGGACTGGCTCTAAAGTGGCTCTAATAGAGTTGTTATATGCATTACATTCAGAAGGTGTCTTTAACAATGGAGCTTCAGATTTAAAAGACATTGCTGCTTATTTCGAAGACACCTTCAATATCAATTTAGGTCAATATCACAGAGCTTTTTTAGAAATTCGAATGCGCAAAGGAGATAGAACAAAGTTTATGACCTCACTTAAAGAGAGTCTTAAAAAAAGAATGGATAATTCGGATGAATAA
- a CDS encoding helix-turn-helix domain-containing protein gives MEVELITKEDLHQFRIDLLNSIKAIITHQAGYREKQWLKSIEVRKLLNISPGTLQNLRINGTLTYTKVGGIIFYAYDDIQKVLEENKVNNSES, from the coding sequence ATGGAAGTAGAACTAATTACAAAAGAAGACTTACACCAATTCAGAATAGACCTTCTAAACAGCATCAAAGCCATCATAACCCATCAAGCTGGGTATCGAGAAAAACAATGGCTCAAATCTATTGAAGTCCGAAAATTACTAAACATCTCTCCAGGAACCTTACAAAACCTACGCATCAATGGTACGCTCACTTATACCAAAGTTGGAGGTATTATCTTTTATGCCTACGATGATATTCAAAAGGTTTTAGAAGAAAATAAAGTTAATAATTCCGAAAGCTAA
- a CDS encoding DUF6577 family protein, translating into MIDTIKDKIESYFKEQSTISKEKLVNCMVLDFPELKQSTINVYLSRLKKEGLIKNPARGMYALKEKKTYNPVVDSYLKRLFNKIKKDYPFVEFCIWDTKWLNEFMRHQPFKCYTVLELDKDVTEAVFHALKEQGKQVYIEPDAETFNLYINNSEDVIILKHLISEAPLQEINKITLPTLEKLLVDMTIDTKLYAAQQSEIEFIYASAFEKYEVNKNKMKRYAYRRNRENEVENLTNLTLAKIK; encoded by the coding sequence TTGATTGATACAATAAAAGATAAAATAGAATCTTATTTTAAAGAACAATCAACCATTTCAAAAGAGAAATTGGTGAATTGTATGGTGTTAGATTTTCCTGAACTAAAACAAAGCACTATAAACGTGTATTTGTCACGTTTAAAAAAGGAAGGACTTATTAAAAACCCCGCAAGAGGCATGTATGCATTAAAAGAAAAAAAGACATACAATCCTGTTGTAGATAGTTATTTAAAACGCTTGTTCAATAAAATAAAAAAAGACTATCCTTTTGTTGAGTTTTGTATTTGGGACACCAAATGGTTAAATGAATTTATGAGGCATCAACCATTTAAATGCTATACGGTTCTAGAATTAGACAAAGATGTTACAGAAGCTGTCTTTCACGCATTAAAAGAACAAGGAAAGCAAGTCTATATAGAACCAGATGCAGAAACGTTCAATCTGTATATCAACAATAGTGAAGATGTTATTATTTTAAAACATTTAATATCAGAAGCACCTTTGCAAGAAATAAATAAAATAACGCTGCCAACGCTGGAAAAATTATTAGTTGATATGACTATTGATACCAAACTATACGCAGCACAACAAAGTGAAATAGAGTTTATTTACGCTTCTGCATTTGAAAAGTATGAGGTAAATAAAAATAAAATGAAGCGGTATGCATACAGACGAAATAGAGAAAATGAAGTAGAAAATTTAACCAATTTAACTTTGGCAAAAATTAAATAA
- a CDS encoding nucleotidyl transferase AbiEii/AbiGii toxin family protein yields MIEPTTYHPDWIHEVKSNLGKKKLDPKLIEKVIYALLFLEQLKGYGLEFIFKGGTALLLATKIPKRFSIDIDIITEQTQSEIENILEKISKNTVFTHWEDDNNRKHTPDAPIGHFKMYYTSNVDGSVEPILLDVLYTPNPYPALMEIPIAHDWVQTTGEIITVQMPTFDAILGDKLTAFAPKTTGILYSKNRPVEIIKQLFDVAFLTDNITDLKTVQNSYNKVVAEEIKFRKLNISAIQVLEDTQEACYILATRDLKSEEFKHLQLGISNFTNFTITKFNIEEAITAAAKTAYLAEVLKNEIVSDLEKFKSPKQIKDWTIENQQFNKLNKLKKSNPEAFFYWFIMLELKGSY; encoded by the coding sequence ATGATAGAACCAACAACATACCATCCAGATTGGATTCATGAAGTTAAAAGTAATTTAGGAAAAAAGAAATTAGATCCTAAATTAATTGAGAAGGTAATTTATGCATTGCTGTTTTTAGAACAATTAAAAGGATACGGATTAGAATTTATTTTTAAAGGTGGTACGGCGTTATTACTAGCTACCAAAATACCTAAACGATTTTCAATAGATATAGACATTATCACAGAGCAAACACAAAGTGAAATAGAAAACATTCTAGAAAAAATTAGTAAAAATACGGTGTTTACACATTGGGAAGATGACAATAATAGAAAACACACGCCAGATGCACCAATAGGACATTTTAAAATGTATTATACTAGTAATGTAGATGGTAGTGTAGAACCAATACTATTAGATGTATTATACACACCAAATCCATATCCGGCACTTATGGAAATTCCCATAGCGCATGATTGGGTCCAAACTACAGGAGAAATTATTACGGTACAAATGCCAACCTTTGATGCCATATTAGGAGACAAATTAACGGCTTTTGCACCAAAAACAACAGGAATATTATATAGTAAAAACAGACCTGTAGAAATCATAAAGCAATTGTTTGATGTGGCCTTTTTAACAGATAACATCACAGATTTAAAAACAGTTCAAAATAGCTACAACAAAGTAGTGGCAGAAGAAATTAAATTCAGAAAGTTAAACATATCTGCAATTCAGGTATTAGAAGATACCCAAGAAGCTTGTTACATATTAGCAACTAGAGATCTCAAATCAGAAGAATTTAAACATTTACAACTAGGGATTAGCAATTTTACAAATTTCACCATTACAAAATTTAATATTGAAGAAGCGATTACAGCTGCAGCCAAAACAGCTTATTTAGCAGAAGTATTAAAAAATGAAATAGTATCAGATTTAGAAAAATTTAAAAGCCCTAAACAGATTAAAGATTGGACTATTGAAAACCAACAGTTCAATAAATTAAACAAACTAAAGAAAAGCAATCCAGAGGCCTTTTTCTATTGGTTCATAATGCTCGAATTAAAGGGGAGCTATTAA